A window from Pseudobutyrivibrio ruminis HUN009 encodes these proteins:
- the rpsT gene encoding 30S ribosomal protein S20 has product MANIKSAKKRVQVTAIRTERNKAIRSEVKTYVKRVEAAVEAGDKAVAEAELKAAIKVIEMAGSKGVYHDNTVSRKVSRLSKLVNTLA; this is encoded by the coding sequence ATGGCAAATATTAAGTCTGCTAAGAAGCGTGTTCAGGTAACAGCTATCAGAACAGAGCGCAATAAGGCAATCAGATCAGAGGTTAAGACATACGTTAAGCGTGTTGAGGCTGCTGTAGAAGCTGGCGATAAGGCTGTTGCAGAGGCTGAGCTTAAGGCTGCTATCAAGGTTATCGAGATGGCTGGTTCTAAGGGCGTTTACCACGACAACACAGTTAGCCGTAAGGTATCTCGTCTTTCAAAGCTTGTAAACACACTTGCTTAA
- the hemW gene encoding radical SAM family heme chaperone HemW: MTPIELYIHIPFCVKKCLYCDFLSGVFDEKMQRRYVAALCTEIKYMANQVHGVEVATIYVGGGTPSWLSEDLMDSIITTIKSSFRVNPLAEISVECNPGTLSAEKLNVYRSVGINRLSIGLQSANDDELRELGRIHDYNRFLHTFDLVRKAGFDNVNVDIMTGLPHQTVEKLERTLNAVTMLRPEHISAYSLIIEEGTPFYDKYKFDAVKQHAGMETEDLPTDEESYHLYKFTMDYLEKKGYKRYEISNYARGGKVCRHNIGYWDRVPYLGLGLGAATLYQNKRADNIRDIYKYCEIAEQIAEGKEVPTEFSSPFYDNENALSKKEAMEEFMFLGLRKIDGVNRSDFFNMFGIDIEAIYGPIITALRNQGFMDAKEGRLFLTDIGIDVSNQVLAQFLLDK, from the coding sequence ATGACTCCTATCGAACTATATATTCATATACCATTCTGTGTAAAAAAATGTTTATATTGCGACTTCCTTTCAGGAGTGTTTGATGAAAAAATGCAGCGACGTTATGTCGCTGCTTTGTGCACTGAAATAAAATATATGGCAAACCAGGTCCATGGCGTTGAAGTAGCTACGATTTATGTTGGCGGCGGTACCCCATCGTGGCTTTCCGAAGATTTGATGGATTCAATTATTACCACCATAAAATCATCCTTCAGAGTCAATCCATTGGCAGAAATATCCGTCGAATGTAACCCTGGAACACTATCAGCTGAAAAGCTAAATGTGTACCGAAGCGTTGGAATCAACAGACTATCCATTGGTCTGCAATCAGCAAATGACGATGAATTAAGGGAGCTTGGACGAATCCACGACTACAATCGTTTTCTCCACACCTTCGATTTAGTTCGTAAAGCAGGCTTTGACAATGTAAATGTAGATATCATGACAGGATTGCCTCACCAAACAGTGGAAAAGCTTGAGCGCACATTAAACGCAGTCACTATGCTTCGACCAGAGCATATATCTGCTTACTCTTTGATTATTGAAGAAGGTACTCCATTCTACGATAAATACAAATTCGATGCTGTTAAGCAGCACGCTGGAATGGAAACCGAGGATTTACCTACAGACGAAGAATCTTATCATTTATACAAATTCACAATGGACTACCTTGAAAAGAAAGGTTATAAACGATACGAGATTTCCAACTATGCCCGCGGTGGAAAGGTTTGCCGCCACAATATAGGCTATTGGGACCGTGTTCCATATTTAGGACTTGGTCTCGGTGCTGCTACTCTTTACCAAAACAAGCGTGCAGACAACATTCGTGACATATACAAATACTGCGAAATAGCTGAACAGATTGCAGAAGGTAAGGAAGTTCCTACCGAGTTTTCCTCTCCTTTCTATGACAATGAAAATGCCCTCTCTAAAAAAGAAGCTATGGAAGAATTCATGTTCCTTGGTCTTAGAAAAATAGATGGCGTCAATCGCTCAGACTTCTTCAATATGTTTGGAATCGATATCGAAGCAATATATGGTCCAATTATTACCGCCCTTCGAAATCAGGGCTTTATGGACGCTAAAGAGGGACGATTATTCCTTACAGACATAGGAATAGATGTAAGTAATCAGGTTCTTGCCCAATTTTTATTAGATAAGTAG
- the lepA gene encoding translation elongation factor 4 translates to MDQSKIRNFCIVAHIDHGKSTLADRIIQMTGTLTDREMQAQVLDNMDLERERGITIKSQAVRIVYKADDGNEYIFNLIDTPGHVDFNYEVSRSLAACDGAILVVDAAQGIEAQTLANVYLALDHDLDVIPVINKIDLPSADPDRVIEEIEDVIGLEAHDAPQISAKTGLNIHDVLEAIVHQLPAPTGDPKAPLQALIFDSLYDPYKGVIVFCRVKEGTLKVGDSVKMMATGAEFDVVEVGYFGAGQFIPCDELPAGMVGYMTASIKNVRDTRVGDTITHANAPAAEPLPGYKKVNPMVYCGLYPADGAKYPDLRDALEKLQLNDAALQFEPETSVALGFGFRCGFLGLLHLEIIQERLEREYNLDLVTTAPGVVYRVYKTDGTMIELTNPSNLPDPSEIEYMEEPIVEAEIMVTSEYIGAIMDLCQERRGQYISMEYMEETRALLKYTLPLNEIIYDFFDALKSRSRGYASFDYEMKGYMKSELVKLDILINKEEVDALSFIVFSGTAYERGRKMCEKLKEEIPRHLFEIPIQAAVGSKVIARETVKAMRKDVLAKCYGGDISRKKKLLEKQKEGKKRMRQVGNVEIPQSAFMSVLKLDED, encoded by the coding sequence ATGGATCAGAGTAAAATCAGAAATTTTTGCATTGTTGCACATATCGATCACGGCAAATCAACACTTGCCGATCGTATCATACAAATGACAGGCACTCTCACTGATCGTGAGATGCAGGCACAAGTTCTTGACAATATGGACCTTGAGCGTGAGCGTGGAATCACAATCAAATCTCAAGCCGTTCGTATTGTTTACAAGGCTGATGATGGCAATGAATACATTTTCAACCTTATTGATACCCCTGGCCATGTTGACTTTAATTATGAAGTTTCTCGTTCACTGGCTGCTTGTGATGGCGCTATTCTTGTTGTTGATGCAGCTCAGGGTATCGAAGCTCAGACTTTAGCAAATGTATATCTTGCATTGGATCACGATTTGGATGTTATTCCTGTCATCAACAAAATCGACTTACCTTCTGCTGATCCAGATAGAGTTATAGAAGAAATTGAGGATGTAATCGGCTTAGAAGCACATGATGCACCTCAGATTTCAGCCAAGACAGGCCTTAATATTCACGACGTTTTGGAAGCAATCGTACATCAGCTTCCAGCACCAACTGGTGATCCAAAGGCGCCACTTCAGGCACTAATCTTTGACTCACTTTACGACCCATACAAGGGTGTTATCGTATTCTGTCGAGTAAAAGAAGGAACATTAAAGGTTGGCGACAGCGTCAAAATGATGGCTACTGGTGCAGAATTTGATGTTGTAGAAGTAGGCTACTTCGGTGCCGGTCAGTTCATTCCTTGTGATGAGCTTCCAGCTGGAATGGTAGGTTATATGACTGCTTCCATCAAAAACGTTCGCGACACTCGTGTTGGTGATACAATCACTCACGCTAATGCTCCTGCAGCCGAGCCACTTCCAGGATATAAAAAGGTTAACCCAATGGTTTACTGCGGTCTTTATCCTGCTGATGGCGCTAAGTACCCAGATTTGCGTGATGCCCTGGAGAAGCTTCAGCTTAATGATGCAGCTTTACAGTTCGAGCCTGAGACTTCTGTCGCACTTGGCTTTGGATTCCGTTGTGGTTTCCTCGGTCTTCTTCATTTGGAAATCATTCAGGAACGACTCGAGCGCGAATACAATCTTGATTTAGTTACTACTGCCCCAGGCGTAGTTTATCGAGTATACAAAACAGACGGCACAATGATTGAGCTTACAAACCCAAGCAATCTTCCAGACCCTAGTGAAATCGAATACATGGAAGAGCCAATCGTTGAAGCAGAAATCATGGTTACTAGCGAATACATCGGTGCTATTATGGACCTTTGTCAGGAGCGTCGTGGCCAGTATATTTCAATGGAATATATGGAAGAAACACGTGCACTCCTCAAATACACTCTTCCACTTAACGAAATCATTTACGATTTCTTTGATGCTCTTAAGAGCCGCTCCCGCGGATATGCATCATTCGACTACGAAATGAAGGGATACATGAAATCTGAGCTCGTTAAGCTTGATATCCTTATTAATAAGGAAGAGGTGGATGCACTTTCATTCATCGTCTTCTCTGGTACTGCTTACGAGAGAGGCCGCAAGATGTGTGAAAAGCTCAAGGAAGAAATTCCACGTCACCTTTTCGAAATTCCTATCCAGGCAGCCGTTGGTTCAAAGGTTATTGCCCGTGAAACTGTAAAAGCCATGCGTAAGGATGTACTTGCAAAATGCTACGGTGGTGATATCAGTAGAAAGAAAAAGCTTCTTGAAAAGCAAAAGGAAGGTAAAAAACGAATGCGTCAGGTTGGCAATGTAGAGATTCCACAGTCAGCTTTCATGAGCGTTCTTAAATTAGACGAGGATTAA